In one window of Meiothermus sp. DNA:
- a CDS encoding NAD(P)/FAD-dependent oxidoreductase: MSRVIVIGGGLAGSTAAYWAVEAGLEVSLLEATHHFGGHTRTAKLDAIALELGEEFFEDTPDTLLNLCSLLGLKPQALPDIRRVVRRGGQDWVLPAGLNLASGYGLHQIAELPFSRSAKWRLGTERFTPTAQVKDELLGAFFRRRLGPEVWGVLEPYLSATLGGPAEDVSAPAAFGRLVGLERKGGLLAGSRPLTTEGRWHLVEGMGALIEALSKHLLPKARLLLHHQVWAITRDSRSWTVHTQGGQLEAEAIIMALPAPQAARVFRPSAPQITTLLNHFPHQHSAKVYLLYRHDELTAGPGEFFFARGEGYTSSALKLTHPNPEMTLALVQFAGETARSADSELSRLAEQDLAKCLQARARPLAAWVFRQPFSRPHFTQGQARRIADLEQELVHAPGLFLTGSYLAGPGLANLVEHSRQTTQHALDFLALSTA, translated from the coding sequence ATGAGCCGAGTCATAGTCATCGGTGGGGGTCTTGCGGGATCAACTGCTGCATATTGGGCGGTGGAAGCCGGGCTCGAGGTCAGCCTCCTCGAGGCCACCCACCACTTCGGAGGCCACACCCGAACTGCAAAACTGGATGCGATAGCGCTGGAGCTAGGCGAGGAGTTTTTCGAGGACACCCCCGACACCCTGCTCAACCTCTGCAGCCTGTTGGGACTAAAGCCACAAGCCCTACCCGACATCCGGCGCGTGGTGCGAAGGGGCGGTCAGGACTGGGTTTTGCCCGCCGGTTTGAACCTGGCTTCGGGTTACGGCTTACACCAAATTGCAGAGCTACCTTTTAGTCGTAGCGCCAAGTGGCGGCTTGGCACGGAGCGCTTTACTCCAACGGCCCAGGTTAAGGACGAGTTGCTCGGAGCCTTCTTTCGCCGCAGGTTGGGCCCCGAAGTCTGGGGGGTGCTGGAGCCTTACCTGAGCGCGACTCTGGGGGGGCCTGCAGAGGACGTATCGGCCCCTGCTGCCTTTGGTCGCCTGGTCGGGCTCGAGCGCAAAGGGGGCCTGCTAGCGGGCAGCCGCCCGCTCACCACCGAGGGCAGATGGCATCTGGTCGAGGGTATGGGGGCCCTGATCGAAGCCTTGAGTAAACACCTGTTGCCAAAAGCCAGGTTGTTGCTCCATCACCAGGTCTGGGCCATCACCCGCGATTCGAGAAGTTGGACGGTGCATACGCAGGGTGGCCAGCTTGAAGCCGAGGCCATCATCATGGCACTTCCGGCCCCACAGGCGGCCAGGGTCTTTCGCCCCTCGGCTCCGCAGATAACTACCCTCCTTAACCATTTTCCTCACCAGCATAGCGCCAAGGTCTATCTGCTCTATCGCCACGATGAGCTGACCGCTGGGCCCGGCGAGTTCTTCTTTGCCCGGGGGGAGGGCTATACCAGCAGCGCCCTCAAGCTAACGCACCCCAACCCGGAGATGACGCTGGCTTTAGTACAGTTTGCCGGGGAAACCGCCCGATCCGCCGACAGCGAGCTTTCCCGCTTGGCCGAACAAGACCTTGCCAAATGCCTGCAAGCCAGGGCCCGTCCGCTGGCGGCCTGGGTATTCCGCCAGCCTTTCTCGAGGCCCCACTTCACCCAGGGCCAGGCCCGCCGTATAGCCGACCTCGAGCAGGAGTTGGTGCACGCCCCGGGTCTTTTCCTCACCGGCAGCTACCTGGCCGGCCCCGGCCTGGCCAACCTGGTAGAGCACAGTCGCCAAACCACCCAGCATGCCCTCGACTTCCTGGCTCTCTCGACCGCCTGA
- a CDS encoding peptidylprolyl isomerase, with the protein MKPKQVLILLLLALFSLAMAQSDPVVAKVGKSSITKSQFDLQFRLFIRDALQQRGQAYSPEAEEAFAQFKPQYLERMARDQAIILAAETAGFAAKEAAIDEAIEEVKSQFENEEQLNQALEEAGIPGLEAYRKLVYEALTYNAYLENLIKRLQTSDAALRMLYLVSKPQFAVPVRYCSSHILVNTVQEANQVIARLGKGEKFADLAQELSQDPGSKNEGGDLGCEPKGTFVAPFELALAALKPGESSKTPVKTEFGFHVILLSKVEAAGFQPFDQVKGGLDQAVKNTALQKVLDNIVSRTPTQLFPENLQSR; encoded by the coding sequence ATGAAGCCAAAACAAGTCTTGATCCTGTTGCTGCTGGCGCTCTTCTCGCTGGCAATGGCCCAATCCGACCCGGTGGTGGCAAAGGTGGGTAAATCCTCTATTACCAAGAGCCAGTTCGACCTGCAATTCCGCTTGTTTATACGTGATGCCTTGCAGCAACGCGGCCAGGCCTACAGCCCCGAGGCCGAGGAAGCCTTTGCTCAGTTCAAGCCACAGTATCTGGAGCGGATGGCACGCGATCAGGCCATTATCCTGGCCGCCGAGACCGCTGGTTTTGCAGCTAAAGAGGCCGCAATCGATGAAGCCATCGAGGAAGTAAAGTCCCAGTTCGAAAACGAAGAGCAGCTCAACCAAGCCCTCGAGGAGGCCGGTATACCTGGCCTCGAGGCCTATCGCAAGTTGGTATACGAGGCCCTGACCTACAACGCCTACCTCGAAAACCTGATCAAGCGCTTGCAGACCAGCGACGCTGCCCTACGGATGCTGTATCTGGTCTCCAAGCCCCAATTTGCGGTGCCGGTGCGGTACTGCTCCTCGCACATTCTGGTTAACACGGTTCAGGAAGCCAATCAGGTGATCGCACGGCTGGGCAAAGGCGAGAAGTTTGCCGATCTGGCCCAGGAGCTCTCGCAAGACCCCGGCAGCAAGAACGAAGGCGGTGATCTGGGCTGTGAGCCCAAGGGCACCTTCGTCGCGCCCTTTGAGCTGGCTTTGGCCGCCTTGAAGCCAGGTGAAAGTTCCAAGACCCCGGTCAAAACGGAGTTTGGCTTTCATGTGATCTTGCTCAGCAAAGTAGAGGCGGCGGGTTTCCAGCCCTTTGACCAGGTCAAGGGCGGACTGGATCAGGCCGTTAAAAACACCGCTCTGCAGAAAGTGCTGGACAACATCGTGAGCCGCACCCCCACCCAGTTGTTCCCCGAGAACCTGCAGTCCAGGTAA
- a CDS encoding ABC transporter ATP-binding protein: MRNGLPIAGNSPVLEVLQLGFGYGEVELFQNLSFAMHEREIRVILGPSGSGKTTLLHLLAGLLALQSGDVRWQGESIRNLSEEVLARRRLLFTGLIFQHHYLQAELTALENILVPGYLADKVDPDWGLELLNRVGLLDRAHLLPKALSGGERQRIAVARALYNRPKLILADEPTGSLDRRNAEKVWGLMLSLAQDLGAAVIVATHDEHLVQGLPELRLG; encoded by the coding sequence GTGCGTAACGGTTTGCCAATAGCAGGTAACAGTCCGGTGTTGGAAGTGTTGCAGCTGGGTTTCGGCTATGGCGAGGTCGAGCTGTTCCAGAACCTTAGCTTTGCCATGCATGAGCGCGAGATACGGGTCATCCTGGGACCATCGGGTAGTGGCAAAACCACCTTGCTGCACCTCCTGGCAGGTTTGCTGGCTCTTCAATCGGGAGATGTGCGGTGGCAGGGCGAGAGCATCCGTAACCTGAGCGAAGAAGTGTTGGCACGACGACGGCTACTCTTTACCGGCCTGATCTTTCAACACCACTACCTGCAAGCCGAGCTCACCGCGCTGGAAAACATCCTGGTTCCCGGGTATCTGGCCGACAAGGTAGACCCCGACTGGGGGCTGGAGTTGCTGAATCGGGTAGGGCTGCTAGACCGGGCCCATCTACTCCCCAAGGCCCTCTCGGGAGGGGAACGGCAGCGCATCGCGGTAGCCAGAGCCCTCTACAACCGGCCCAAACTCATATTGGCCGACGAGCCCACCGGCAGCCTGGATCGGCGCAATGCCGAGAAAGTATGGGGGCTGATGCTGAGCCTGGCCCAGGACCTTGGCGCGGCCGTCATCGTGGCTACCCACGACGAGCATCTGGTGCAGGGGCTGCCCGAGCTGCGGCTGGGTTGA
- a CDS encoding Crp/Fnr family transcriptional regulator, with translation MLADTQVLAKTPLFQGVPPQALEVAREAFVTRNYPAGKQIFEAGDMGAALYIVQNGQVRIYRTYLDGRERMFAYLGPGEVFGEMSLLDDQPRSASAETTVDSVLLVLYQDAYWSLVRKWPEILHNLATILARRLREADLELEVLSFEEARGRVAYALTKLRKQRYGDGVKMKLTHQELAQLSGTSRETVTRVLHALREEELVKVGSGYVEILDPAGLEEVLFGLR, from the coding sequence ATGTTGGCTGACACACAGGTGCTTGCAAAGACCCCGCTCTTTCAGGGGGTGCCACCCCAGGCGCTCGAGGTAGCCCGAGAGGCCTTTGTGACCCGCAACTATCCTGCGGGTAAACAAATTTTCGAGGCGGGCGACATGGGGGCTGCCCTGTATATTGTCCAGAATGGACAGGTGCGCATCTATCGAACCTATCTCGATGGTCGTGAGCGTATGTTTGCCTATCTGGGCCCCGGTGAAGTGTTTGGTGAGATGAGCCTGCTAGACGATCAGCCTCGCAGCGCCTCCGCCGAGACCACCGTAGATTCGGTATTGCTGGTCTTGTACCAGGATGCCTACTGGAGCCTGGTGCGCAAGTGGCCGGAAATCCTGCACAACCTGGCCACCATTCTGGCACGACGCCTGCGCGAGGCCGACCTCGAGCTCGAAGTGCTTTCGTTTGAAGAGGCCCGGGGTCGGGTGGCCTATGCCCTGACCAAATTACGCAAGCAACGCTACGGCGACGGGGTCAAGATGAAGCTGACCCACCAGGAACTGGCCCAGCTCTCCGGCACCAGCCGCGAGACCGTGACCCGTGTGCTACATGCCCTGCGCGAAGAAGAACTGGTCAAGGTGGGTTCGGGTTATGTGGAAATCCTCGATCCGGCGGGTCTGGAAGAAGTGTTATTCGGCTTGCGGTAA
- a CDS encoding 2-phosphosulfolactate phosphatase: MRLRADLVPQDNLSYQDVVLVVDVIRATTTATAFLEAGASSLYLTAGLESARAFRDDDVVLAGEEGGLKPAGFDFGNSPREAKEAPVGGKIVVLSTTNGTRTAHLAARSAKHVLLASLYNAHAAARLAHQLATEEVAILCAGKEGRIGLDDVYTAGVLAEFLQIMGSYELEDGALTALTTRRAYPDPLEPLHLSGAAQALRQVGLEADVPFCAQIAASPAVGVLEGRVGEALIFKRAQRPTNGSQSQIPTI; encoded by the coding sequence ATGCGTTTACGGGCTGATCTGGTTCCCCAGGACAACCTGAGCTACCAGGATGTGGTGCTGGTGGTGGATGTGATTCGGGCTACCACTACCGCAACGGCTTTTTTGGAGGCGGGTGCCAGTAGCTTGTACCTGACGGCTGGCCTGGAGAGTGCTCGAGCCTTTCGGGATGATGATGTGGTCCTGGCGGGCGAGGAAGGGGGCCTCAAGCCTGCAGGTTTCGATTTCGGCAACTCGCCCAGGGAGGCCAAGGAAGCGCCGGTGGGAGGTAAAATAGTGGTGCTGAGCACGACCAACGGCACCCGTACCGCGCACCTGGCGGCCCGCAGTGCCAAGCATGTCTTGCTGGCCTCGCTCTACAATGCCCATGCTGCTGCTCGTCTGGCCCACCAGCTTGCCACAGAAGAGGTGGCGATTCTCTGCGCGGGTAAGGAGGGTCGGATTGGCCTGGATGACGTATATACAGCGGGTGTCCTGGCTGAGTTTTTGCAGATTATGGGATCCTATGAACTCGAGGACGGCGCACTCACGGCTCTTACCACACGCCGGGCCTATCCCGATCCGCTCGAGCCCTTGCACCTTTCCGGTGCGGCCCAGGCCCTGCGGCAGGTGGGGCTGGAAGCCGATGTGCCTTTTTGCGCCCAGATTGCCGCTTCCCCAGCGGTGGGGGTGCTCGAGGGGCGGGTGGGTGAGGCCCTCATTTTCAAAAGGGCGCAGCGGCCTACCAACGGCAGCCAGAGCCAGATCCCGACCATTTGA
- a CDS encoding GGDEF domain-containing protein: MHQIAHTDPLTRIANRRLMQDLLEKSCEVARVEKTGFAVLLIDLDHFKRFNDLYGHSVGDQVLREVASLLQGVLRQDQSLARWGGEEFMVLAPKTNTHQAQELAKRIAGSLSGTKLVGQFEVSASIGLATYREGDSSDTVVHRADAAMYRAKASGRNRVELEA, from the coding sequence ATGCACCAGATTGCCCATACGGATCCTCTTACCAGGATTGCCAATCGGCGCCTTATGCAGGACTTACTCGAGAAAAGCTGTGAGGTTGCGAGAGTCGAGAAAACGGGCTTCGCGGTGCTACTGATTGACCTTGATCACTTCAAGCGCTTCAACGATTTGTATGGACATTCGGTAGGCGACCAGGTCTTGCGTGAGGTTGCATCGCTTTTGCAGGGGGTTTTGCGCCAGGATCAGAGCTTGGCCCGTTGGGGTGGGGAAGAGTTTATGGTTCTGGCTCCCAAGACCAATACGCACCAGGCCCAAGAACTCGCCAAACGCATTGCTGGTTCGCTATCCGGCACCAAGCTGGTAGGACAGTTCGAGGTCAGTGCCAGCATAGGGCTGGCAACATACCGAGAGGGCGACAGCAGCGATACGGTGGTTCACCGGGCGGATGCTGCCATGTACCGTGCAAAAGCTTCGGGGCGCAACCGTGTTGAGCTTGAGGCTTGA
- the asnS gene encoding asparagine--tRNA ligase, which translates to MQRVFIEEIAKYEGQEVLLRGWLTSRRSKGKIHFLQLRDGTGFIQATAFKGELPDEQFEQADHLPQETALEVTGLVRADSRAPGGYELSVRGLKVVALPSKEYPITPKEHGVEFLMDHRHLYIRHRRAWAVLRVRDELERAIHDFFHQRGFIRLDTPILTPNAVEGTTDLFEVDLFDGEKAYLSQSGQLYAEAGALAFGKVYTFGPTFRAERSKTRRHLLEFWMIEPEVAFMTHEENMQLQEDLVAYLVGRCLEEKKRELEMLERDTTVLQTTAQGHYPRLHYTQAVKMVNQIAHEKPELQLTPMQWGDDFGAPHEAALTAHFDRPVFVEKYPAAVKAFYMQPDPEDPRLVLNADLLAPEGVGEIIGGSQRIHDPDLLRQKIREHGLPEEVFDWYMDLRLFGTVPHSGFGIGLERTVRWICGIEHIREAIPFPRMYTRMRP; encoded by the coding sequence GTGCAAAGGGTTTTCATTGAAGAGATTGCCAAATACGAGGGCCAGGAAGTGCTGCTACGCGGCTGGCTCACCTCTCGTCGCTCCAAAGGCAAAATTCATTTTCTTCAACTGCGCGACGGCACCGGCTTCATCCAGGCCACCGCCTTTAAGGGCGAGCTGCCCGACGAGCAGTTCGAGCAGGCCGACCACCTGCCCCAGGAAACCGCCCTGGAGGTAACCGGCCTGGTGCGGGCCGATAGCCGGGCGCCGGGGGGCTATGAGCTGTCGGTACGGGGCCTCAAGGTAGTGGCCCTTCCCAGCAAGGAATACCCCATCACGCCCAAAGAGCATGGAGTGGAGTTCCTGATGGACCACCGCCACCTCTATATACGCCACCGCCGGGCCTGGGCGGTGCTGCGGGTACGCGACGAGCTCGAGCGGGCCATCCACGATTTCTTCCACCAGCGCGGCTTCATCCGGCTCGATACCCCCATCCTGACCCCCAACGCCGTGGAGGGCACCACCGACCTGTTCGAGGTAGATCTATTCGATGGCGAGAAAGCCTACCTCTCCCAGTCGGGCCAGCTATATGCCGAGGCCGGGGCCCTGGCCTTTGGCAAGGTGTATACCTTTGGTCCTACCTTCCGGGCCGAACGCTCTAAAACCCGGCGTCACCTGCTGGAATTCTGGATGATCGAGCCCGAGGTAGCCTTCATGACCCACGAGGAGAATATGCAGCTCCAGGAAGACCTGGTGGCCTATCTGGTGGGGCGCTGCCTGGAAGAGAAAAAGCGCGAGCTGGAGATGCTCGAGCGCGACACCACCGTGCTGCAAACCACTGCCCAGGGACACTACCCCCGCCTTCACTACACCCAGGCCGTGAAAATGGTCAATCAGATTGCCCATGAAAAGCCTGAGCTGCAACTGACGCCCATGCAGTGGGGCGACGACTTCGGCGCACCCCACGAGGCCGCCCTTACCGCACATTTCGACCGCCCCGTCTTTGTGGAGAAGTACCCCGCTGCGGTCAAGGCGTTTTATATGCAACCCGACCCCGAAGACCCGCGCCTGGTGCTAAACGCCGACCTGCTTGCCCCCGAAGGGGTGGGTGAAATTATAGGGGGATCACAACGCATCCATGACCCAGATCTACTACGTCAGAAAATTCGGGAGCATGGGCTACCCGAAGAGGTGTTTGATTGGTACATGGATTTGCGCCTGTTTGGAACCGTACCGCACTCGGGCTTTGGCATTGGCCTCGAGCGCACCGTACGCTGGATTTGTGGCATCGAGCACATCCGCGAGGCCATCCCGTTCCCGCGCATGTACACCCGGATGCGGCCTTAG
- the dnaE gene encoding DNA polymerase III subunit alpha: MPGDLNPFENRKVHNPANCPVCKFAHLHQHTQFSLLDGAARLKDLLKWVKQTSPEEPMLAMTDHGNLFGAVQFYKYATEMEVKPIIGYEAYVAAESRFDRKQGKGLDGGYFHLTLLAQNMEGYQNLSRLASRAYLEGFYGKPRIDREILREHNAGIIALSGCLGAEIPQFILQERHEDAEKRLQEYLSIFGAERYFIEIQDHGLLEQHKVNKVLKELADKYGLGIVATNDGHYVRKEDAEAHAVVLAVQSKATWDDPGRWKFPCDEFYVKSPEEMFQTFQDEKELWGSRMDELFDNSVNIGRMCNVELVPKKVQYRIPKYPLPEGRTEVTYFRELTFAGLLKRYPDRITPELYRAFLRKLGRPVPHGEGNVLALELAQIEDLEAARAHLPELREGMVWDGWAILSRAVYELTVVERMGFPGYLLIVGDFINWAKDNGISVGPGRGSAAGSLVTYATRITNIDPLEYNLLFERFLNPARVSMPDIDTDFSDVRRGEVIEYVRQRYGDEMVAQIGTFGTLASKAAIKDAARVFGLPVKKADELAKLIPVTFGKPMPLDKAIETIPDLRAEMEKDPLVKRVMEVAQKLEGLNRQSSVHAAGVVISDVPLQDYIPLMRAGDTGAKVTQYDMSSVEALGFLKMDFLGLRTLSFLDECKRIVKESKGVDIDYDTIPMDDAATFELLGRGETKGIFQLDSAGMTSAVRGLKPRRIQDIIALGALYRPGPMENIPTYIRRHHGREPVEYPQFPNAEKYIRPILEETYGIPVYQEQIMQIATVAAGYSLGEADLLRRAMGKKKMEEMVKHRAQFKKGAAEKGIPEDEADRLFDLLEAFANYGFNKSHSAAYAILTYQTAYVKAHFPVEFFAAVLTVERGDSDKVAEYIRAARAVGVEVLPPDINQSSFSFRALEKSVLFGLSAVKNVGETPTEHILAERERGGPYKSLPDFLKRVDATVSNKRVVESLIKAGAFDAFGPRGPMLAALDDLLKWAQAERELAQSGMMGLFGESQEPVIPKKPLLDAITELRMEKEALGIYVTGHPLSRYSGLREAASCTVEDLPQAFAELKGNRNRVRLLLAGMVEGIVRKPTKSGGMLVRFTLGDETGAVEVVAFGKAYDKISPRIAEDAAVLVVVEVEPDGEGESLRVVAQDVFPYNELEGMPKVLELELDMALMDDEKLLDLRSRLDEYPGILPVQLKVRGPGGWALVEAREVKAAEEALPILKDLDWLEARLIPDREMLLGYGKPAEGNVRNQKGPDQGPVVPF, from the coding sequence ATGCCAGGCGACCTCAATCCATTCGAAAATCGCAAAGTTCATAATCCTGCGAACTGTCCAGTCTGTAAATTTGCCCACCTGCACCAGCACACCCAGTTCAGCCTGCTGGATGGGGCGGCACGGCTCAAAGACCTGCTCAAGTGGGTCAAACAGACCTCGCCCGAGGAGCCCATGCTGGCCATGACCGACCACGGCAACCTGTTTGGGGCGGTGCAGTTTTACAAATACGCCACCGAGATGGAGGTCAAGCCGATCATCGGCTACGAGGCCTATGTAGCCGCCGAGTCTCGCTTCGACCGCAAGCAGGGAAAGGGGCTGGATGGGGGCTACTTTCACCTCACGCTCTTGGCCCAGAACATGGAGGGCTACCAGAACCTCTCGCGCCTGGCCAGCCGGGCCTACCTCGAGGGCTTTTATGGCAAACCCCGTATTGACCGCGAGATTCTGCGCGAACATAATGCGGGAATCATCGCTTTATCGGGTTGTTTGGGGGCAGAAATTCCACAGTTCATCTTACAGGAGCGCCACGAGGACGCCGAAAAGCGCTTGCAGGAATACCTCTCGATTTTTGGCGCCGAGCGCTACTTCATCGAGATTCAAGACCACGGCCTGCTCGAGCAGCACAAGGTGAACAAGGTTTTGAAGGAACTGGCCGACAAGTACGGCCTGGGCATCGTAGCCACCAACGACGGGCACTATGTCCGCAAAGAGGACGCCGAGGCCCACGCGGTGGTGCTGGCGGTACAGTCCAAGGCCACCTGGGACGACCCGGGCCGCTGGAAGTTCCCCTGCGACGAGTTCTATGTCAAGAGCCCCGAAGAGATGTTCCAGACCTTCCAGGACGAAAAAGAACTCTGGGGCAGCCGGATGGATGAACTTTTCGATAACTCGGTGAACATCGGGCGGATGTGCAACGTGGAACTGGTGCCCAAGAAAGTGCAGTACCGCATTCCCAAGTATCCCTTACCGGAAGGGCGCACCGAGGTGACGTACTTTCGGGAACTGACCTTTGCGGGACTACTAAAGCGCTACCCCGACCGGATTACGCCCGAGCTATACCGTGCGTTTTTGCGAAAATTGGGCCGTCCGGTGCCCCACGGTGAGGGGAATGTGCTGGCCCTGGAACTTGCGCAGATAGAGGACCTCGAGGCGGCCAGGGCCCACCTGCCCGAACTGCGTGAAGGGATGGTCTGGGACGGCTGGGCCATTCTGTCGCGTGCGGTCTACGAGCTCACCGTGGTGGAGCGGATGGGCTTTCCGGGCTACCTCCTGATCGTGGGTGACTTCATCAACTGGGCCAAGGACAACGGCATCTCGGTGGGGCCGGGGCGGGGTTCCGCGGCGGGCTCGCTGGTGACGTATGCCACCCGCATCACCAACATTGACCCCCTGGAGTACAACTTGCTGTTTGAGCGCTTCTTAAACCCGGCGCGGGTTTCCATGCCCGATATTGACACCGACTTCTCCGACGTGCGCCGGGGGGAGGTGATCGAGTACGTGCGCCAGCGCTACGGCGACGAGATGGTGGCCCAGATTGGCACCTTTGGCACCCTGGCCTCCAAGGCTGCCATCAAGGATGCGGCCCGGGTCTTTGGGTTGCCGGTGAAGAAAGCCGACGAGCTGGCCAAGCTCATCCCGGTTACCTTTGGTAAGCCCATGCCGCTGGATAAAGCCATCGAGACCATCCCCGATCTGCGGGCCGAGATGGAGAAAGACCCGCTGGTGAAGCGGGTGATGGAGGTAGCGCAGAAGCTCGAGGGCTTGAACCGCCAGTCCTCCGTACACGCGGCGGGGGTGGTGATCTCCGATGTGCCACTGCAAGACTACATACCGCTGATGCGGGCAGGCGATACGGGGGCCAAGGTCACCCAGTATGACATGAGCTCGGTGGAGGCTTTAGGCTTCCTCAAAATGGACTTCCTGGGTTTGCGCACGCTCTCATTTCTGGATGAGTGCAAGCGGATCGTCAAGGAATCCAAGGGGGTAGATATTGATTATGACACCATCCCGATGGACGACGCCGCTACCTTTGAACTGCTGGGCCGGGGCGAGACCAAGGGGATCTTCCAGCTCGACTCGGCGGGCATGACCAGTGCCGTGCGGGGCCTCAAGCCGCGCCGGATTCAGGACATTATTGCACTGGGAGCACTCTACCGACCCGGCCCCATGGAGAACATTCCTACCTACATCCGCCGTCATCACGGGCGCGAGCCCGTGGAGTACCCGCAGTTTCCCAACGCCGAGAAGTACATTCGCCCCATCCTGGAAGAAACCTACGGTATCCCGGTCTACCAGGAGCAGATTATGCAGATTGCTACGGTGGCGGCGGGCTACAGCCTGGGCGAGGCCGACCTGCTGCGGCGGGCCATGGGCAAGAAGAAGATGGAGGAGATGGTCAAACACCGCGCCCAGTTCAAAAAAGGCGCAGCCGAGAAGGGCATTCCCGAGGACGAGGCCGACCGGCTATTTGACTTGCTGGAAGCCTTTGCCAACTATGGTTTCAACAAGTCGCACTCTGCTGCTTACGCGATTCTGACCTACCAGACTGCCTATGTAAAAGCGCACTTCCCGGTGGAGTTTTTTGCTGCCGTGCTCACGGTTGAACGGGGCGACTCCGACAAGGTGGCCGAATACATCCGGGCGGCCCGGGCGGTGGGGGTCGAGGTGTTGCCACCGGACATCAACCAGTCGAGCTTCAGCTTCCGGGCGCTGGAAAAAAGCGTGTTGTTTGGACTCTCGGCGGTTAAGAACGTAGGCGAAACCCCCACCGAGCACATTCTGGCGGAGCGGGAACGGGGAGGGCCTTATAAATCGCTGCCCGATTTTCTGAAGCGGGTGGATGCTACGGTGTCCAACAAGCGTGTGGTGGAATCGCTTATCAAGGCGGGGGCCTTTGATGCGTTTGGCCCCCGGGGGCCCATGCTGGCGGCCCTCGACGATCTGCTCAAGTGGGCCCAGGCCGAGCGCGAGCTGGCCCAGTCGGGGATGATGGGCCTCTTTGGCGAGTCTCAGGAACCTGTTATTCCCAAAAAGCCCCTGCTGGACGCTATTACTGAGCTACGCATGGAAAAAGAGGCCCTGGGCATTTACGTTACCGGACACCCGCTTTCCCGCTACAGCGGCTTGCGCGAGGCCGCTAGTTGTACGGTGGAGGATCTGCCCCAGGCCTTTGCCGAACTCAAAGGCAACCGCAACCGTGTGCGGCTTTTGCTGGCCGGGATGGTAGAAGGAATTGTGCGCAAGCCGACCAAATCGGGGGGCATGCTGGTGCGCTTTACGCTGGGGGACGAGACGGGCGCGGTGGAGGTGGTGGCCTTTGGCAAGGCCTACGACAAGATTTCCCCGCGCATTGCCGAAGATGCCGCGGTTCTGGTGGTGGTAGAGGTGGAGCCGGATGGCGAGGGCGAGAGCCTGCGGGTGGTGGCGCAGGACGTGTTTCCCTACAACGAACTCGAGGGCATGCCCAAGGTATTGGAACTCGAGCTCGATATGGCCCTGATGGACGACGAAAAGCTGCTGGACTTGCGCAGCCGACTCGATGAATACCCGGGCATTTTACCCGTTCAGCTCAAGGTACGGGGGCCGGGCGGCTGGGCGCTGGTAGAGGCCCGCGAGGTCAAGGCTGCCGAGGAGGCCCTGCCAATCCTCAAAGATCTGGACTGGCTCGAGGCCCGCTTGATTCCCGACCGCGAGATGCTGCTGGGCTATGGAAAACCCGCAGAGGGCAATGTTAGAAATCAAAAAGGGCCAGACCAGGGTCCAGTGGTGCCGTTTTAG
- a CDS encoding alpha/beta hydrolase: protein MSTPSWHELEYSPRLSVPDAALYFRRWAEESSAARQALEHHASLAYGDGPKETLDLFPAPNSHYLLVFIHGGYWRAFDKDDFSWLAPPLVEAGISVAVLNYALCPAVTIAEITEQCRRAVAWLYREAPRYGVSPQMLLSGHSAGGHLTAEMFATRWEAYDLPAKAIVGGIAISGLFNLEPLLQVSINTDLRLDLQSARASSPIYKPPTLQAPLVLAVGALESSEFHRQSQLLHQAWPHNCPEVISLPGLHHFNAPEALTNLGSPVWKPFLR from the coding sequence ATGAGCACGCCTTCCTGGCACGAACTCGAGTACAGCCCACGGCTTTCGGTACCCGATGCCGCCCTTTACTTCCGGCGCTGGGCCGAAGAGTCCAGTGCGGCGAGGCAAGCGCTGGAACACCATGCCAGCCTGGCCTACGGAGATGGCCCCAAGGAAACCCTAGACCTCTTCCCTGCCCCGAACAGCCACTACCTCCTGGTGTTCATTCACGGGGGCTACTGGCGGGCCTTCGACAAAGACGATTTTTCCTGGCTGGCCCCGCCACTGGTAGAAGCCGGTATCAGCGTGGCGGTCCTGAACTACGCCCTTTGCCCTGCGGTGACGATTGCTGAAATTACCGAGCAATGTCGCCGGGCCGTAGCCTGGCTCTACCGCGAAGCGCCCCGCTATGGGGTAAGCCCACAAATGCTCCTTAGCGGGCATTCGGCAGGGGGGCACCTGACCGCCGAGATGTTTGCGACGCGCTGGGAGGCGTACGACCTGCCAGCCAAGGCGATTGTGGGCGGTATCGCCATCAGCGGCCTGTTTAACCTGGAACCTTTATTACAGGTTTCCATCAACACCGACCTGAGGCTTGATTTGCAGAGCGCCAGGGCCTCGAGCCCCATCTACAAACCCCCCACCCTTCAGGCCCCCCTGGTGCTGGCGGTAGGCGCGCTCGAGTCCAGCGAATTCCACCGCCAGAGCCAGCTACTGCACCAGGCCTGGCCACACAACTGCCCTGAAGTGATCTCGCTGCCAGGGCTTCACCATTTCAATGCGCCGGAGGCACTTACCAACCTTGGTAGCCCTGTCTGGAAGCCATTCTTGCGGTAA